The Falco cherrug isolate bFalChe1 chromosome 6, bFalChe1.pri, whole genome shotgun sequence genome window below encodes:
- the AIG1 gene encoding androgen-induced gene 1 protein isoform X5, with translation MALVPCQVLRAAILLSYCSILCNYKAIDMPAHQTYGGSWKFLTFIDLGRS, from the exons ATGGCGCTGGTGCCCTGCCAGGTGCTGCGCGCCGCCATCCTCCTGTCCTATTGCTCCATCCTGTGCAATTACAAGGCCATTGACATGCCCGCGCATCAGACCTATGGAGGCAGCTGGAAATTTCTGACCTTCATAGACCTG GGCCGGTCGTGA